The Mugil cephalus isolate CIBA_MC_2020 chromosome 19, CIBA_Mcephalus_1.1, whole genome shotgun sequence genome has a window encoding:
- the LOC124996865 gene encoding uncharacterized protein LOC124996865 has translation MRRQLVMTKACSEKIFSRPNPSLSDMATKTTTAMGQTSSPREEDTPPMTVDTIRPVMDSFFRWIEPRQWARLLSGNPDDETRFMLAELLTDIMALFTKSMLAEVSRRGVKPWEDLLTSLEDALPRALSQALDVPHEVCRETSNSLRSIMFREIGATCVNSIYRSIYPVTPYRPIAILTLDEMVASTIKMLQKCTEKKKLLRCTLKEKPAPVYLTSRTEGFFKKPLRTASPPAPEQTPDATEVTPVDIFVPLDTTMEEVFVSSIAENLISRALKKSKRTCAAETLDAMHQRLYNKLWAEVERQGYNINLDKLKDVDKAIFKDIYKRLHGPKSAMWIPMIYRGPQMEDIIVSCFKKQLKRLSEERGIIAAIGRTFNNLTVGPTVPVF, from the coding sequence ATGAGAAGACAGTTGGTGATGACTAAAGCTTGTtctgaaaagatattttcaagACCCAATCCTAGTTTGAGTGACATGGCCACGAAGACAACCACCGCCATGGGCCAAACTAGCAGTCCACGGGAAGAGGACACCCCTCCGATGACAGTGGACACAATTCGCCCCGTCATGGATTCTTTCTTCAGATGGATTGAACCCAGGCAGTGGGCACGTTTGCTCTCAGGAAACCCTGATGATGAAACCAGGTTCATGCTGGCGGAGCTGCTAACAGACATCATGGCgctctttacaaaatccatgcTGGCAGAAGTCTCAAGAAGAGGAGTCAAGCCTTGGGAGGACCTGTTGACCAGTTTGGAGGACGCACTACCTCGAGCTTTGTCTCAAGCTCTGGACGTTCCACACGAGGTTTGCCGGGAGACCTCGAACTCTttaaggagcatcatgttcagAGAGATAGGAGCAACGTGTGTCAACTCCATTTACCGTAGCATTTACCCTGTGACTCCATATAGACCCATTGCCATCCTGACATTGGATGAAATGGTTGCCTCCACCATTAAAATGCTACAGAAgtgcacagagaaaaagaaactgctCCGCTGCACTTTGAAAGAGAAACCTGCACCAGTATATCTGACAAGCAGGACTGAGGGCTTCTTCAAAAAGCCACTTCGCACAGCGTCACCTCCTGCACCAGAACAGACGCCCGACGCTACAGAGGTCACCCCTGTGGACATCTTTGTGCCTCTAGACACAACAATGGAAGAAGTATTTGTGAGCAGCATTGCGGAAAACCTGATTTCCAGGGCCCTTAAAAAGTCAAAGAGGACCTGCGCTGCAGAAACCCTAGACGCTATGCACCAACGGCTGTACAACAAACTCTGGGCTGAAGTTGAGAGACAAGGTTATAACATTAACCTGGACAAGCTGAAAGACGTGGACAAGGCAATTTTCAAAGACATCTACAAAAGGTTGCATGGTCCCAAATCAGCTATGTGGATCCCCATGATCTATCGAGGTCCACAAATGGAAGACATCATCGTGTCGTGTTTTAAAAAGCAACTGAAGAGACTATCGGAGGAACGTGGCATCATCGCAGCCATAGGGAGAACTTTCAACAACCTTACAGTCGGCCCCACAGTACCAGTGTTTTAA